Part of the Zingiber officinale cultivar Zhangliang chromosome 6A, Zo_v1.1, whole genome shotgun sequence genome, GGAAAGATAAATAGATTCGATGAGAGTGAAGGCTTCAAATCTGATGTAGAGTGGATGCTTGACACAGAAGGTGTTAATCTCTTGGCTGTTATCTGCCACGAAGATGTTGATGCAACGAGGACAACAAGTAATCACTTAATTGAAGTTATTGAGATTCTTGGAATTGAGGCTGTTCGACGTTCGCTCTTGGATGAGTTACGTGTGGTCATATCTTTTGATGGGTCTTATGTGAATTATCGTCATTTGGCTATTCTTTGTGACACAATGACATACAGAGGTCATCTGATGGCCATCACAAGGCATGGTATCAATAGGAATGACACTGGGCCTATGATGAGATGTTCATTTGAGGAGACTGTTGATATCCTTCTTGATGCATCTGTTTTTGCTGAAGCAGACCATCTCAGAGGGGTGACAGAAAATATTATGCTTGGCCAGCTTGCTCCAATCGGTACAGGGAGCTGTGCGCTATACTTGAATGATCAGATGTTGCAGCAGGCCATTGAATTGCAACTTCCTAGTTATATGGATGGAGGACTTGATTTTGGAATGACACCAGCACGTTCACCTATTTCTGGAACACCATATCATGAAGGAATGATGTCGCCAAGTTACTTGCTGAGTCCAAATATTCGTGCTTCACCCATTACAGATGCTCAGTTTTCTCCTTATGTTGGAGGCATGGCTTTCTCCCCCAGTTCTTCGCCTGGCTATAGCCCATCATCCCCAGGTTACAGTCCATCATCTCCTGGATATAGTCCCACTTCTCCAGGTTACAGTCCTACTTCTCCAGGGTATAGTCCTACATCTCCGGGCTACAGTCCAACTTCACCAACTTACAGTCCTAGTTCTCCTGGATATAGCCCTACAAGTCCTGCTTACTCTCCCACAAGCCCATCATATTCTCCAACCTCTCCTAGTTACAGCCCCACCTCTCCTAGTTACAGCCCTACATCTCCAACTTACAGCCCGACATCACCCAGTTACAGCCCCACTTCTCCTAGTTACAGTCCTACTTCCCCAAGTTATAGTCCTACCTCTCCGGCTTATAGCCCAACATCTCCAGCCTACAGTCCTACATCGCCTGCGTATAGCCCAACTTCACCTTCTTATAGTCCAACCTCACCTTCCTATAGCCCAACTTCGCCATCATACAGTCCGACCTCTCCTTCATACAGTCCTACGTCGCCGGCGTATAGCCCAACATCTCCAGGTTACAGCCCTACTTCTCCCAGTTACAGTCCTACATCTCCTTCCTACAGTCCCACATCTCCTAGTTACAATCCTTCAGCAAAATACAGTCCTTCACTTGCATACTCACCTAGCAGCCCAAGGTTGTCTCCCTCTAGCCCATACGGTCAATCGTCTCCAAATTACAGGTAACGAATTTTTTCAGTGTCACTATCATTTTCATTACTTCCACAAGTATTTTTATTAAATCTTTAATGAAATCTTTTTGGGAAATTTTGTGCCATAAAAGTTAACTGTAATTGGATTTTCTTGCTATGCCATGCAGTCCAACCTCACCATCATATTCACCAACATCTCCTTCATACTCACCTGCAAGTCCGACCTACAGTCCCACCAGGTAAATCCTCTAATATACTGGCTAGTATTCCTTTATATTCATGCAAAATGCAACTTTGAAATATTTGTCTTGTTCTTTATTTCCTGTGTTTCATCAACTTTCTCTATTTAATTTATTCTTATTTGTAGTAGCAATAAGATAATTTTAATGGAACAAATGGACATATATGGTAGAGTACTATTTCATTTATTTCTTAAGTCTCCTCATCACTCGTATACCTAAGTTTCCTTGTTAATTTTCTTTTGATTAAATTACATGACTCCCTGTTCGCTGCCGCCTGGTGAAAGTACTGTTATTGGGAATAATACATGATTTTTTGGACTGAGAATTCTTACGGATACCTTCTCTTCTTGCAGTCCTTACAGCTCTCGCACGGGCCCTGACTACAGTCCCAGTTCTCCACAATTCAGGTTACTTCGAACTTACTGCTTCCGATGTTAATTTTTGACCGTGACTCTCTTAAATTTGACACGTGTCTTATTGTCTCCATTGCAGTCCGAGTGCAGGCTACTCACCGACATCGCCAGGTTACTCTCCGTCCTCCACCAGTCAGTACACTCCACAGATGAGCAATGACGAGAACAACGACGAAAGCAACCCCTGACGAGCAATGATGAGAACGACGACGAAAGCAACCCCTGATGGAGTAATATGTGGCGTGCTTCTGCCAGGGACATTACAAATCAGGCATTCAAAAAAATGTTGAAAAATACTACATTGTAAAATTTAGGGGCAATAAGGTCATGATGCCTAGGCCTACCAGCTTTGTTGGTGACCTGAGTTCTTTAGTTCCAGTTAGTTCCCGTCCCGTGTTTGGAACATTAGATATATGGTTGTATTGCCATACTTGCATGCTTTGAATCCAACTGTTAATTTGTACTTGTAACCATGAGAATTCTGTGACTTGTTTATAGCTCTGAATGATCCATCCTATAGTTGGTATTAGAGTAGGACTCAAAATATTGAATTATTGTTTCTCGTGAAGAATTGGATTGTATGTGTGTTCTTCTAGAGCAAGAGAGATCAGAAAGAGATTGATAGTGGTTAATGATCGAATATTTATTCATAATTTATAGTATAATAATCTGAAAATAAGTTACTGTAAATTATATTTCAGTGTTTAATTGACAATTTTTTGTGTTTTTATTATTCAAATGGAAGATGTTACCTGAGATTAATTTGAAACCGACGACAGAATGAAACGCCATTGGTAAGCTTTTAAATTTAAACCCCCGCTAAAGAGACAGAGCGACACCGTCTCCCTTTCGCGTCCCGCTGTCGAGCACATGGCGGCCAGACTCCTCccgttcctcctcctccttttcctccttcacCAGCCGGCGTTCGCCGCCAATTTCACCTGCCGCGCACCCGGCGGCGCGGCTCGGTGCCAGTCCCTCGTCGGCTACACCGCCCGTAACGATACCAACCTCGCGAAGATCATGACCCTTTTCCAGATCCGTTCCTTCCGGTCCCTCCTCGCCGCcaacggcctccccctcttcacCCCGCCGTCCCGCCCCGTCCCCGCTGGCTCCACCCTCCGCATTCGCCTCTCCTGCTCCTGCTCCGCCGGCCGCGGCGCCTCCGCCCACCGTCCCCTCTACCGGATCGCCCCCGGCGACGGCCTCGATTCCATCGCCCGAAACGTCTTCAACGGACTCATCTCCTACCAGGAGATCACCGCCGCCAACAACATCTCCGACCCTAATCTGATCCAAATAGGGCAGGAGATCTACATCCCCTTGCCCTGCAGCTGCGACAAGGTGGAGGGCGAGCCGGTGGTGCACTACGCGCACGTGGTGACCTCCGGCAGTACGGTGTCGGCGATCGCGGCGGAGTTCGGGGCCAAGGAGGAAACATTGCTGAATCTGAACGGGATTAGCGATCCCGAATCCCTCGAGGTTGGCCAAGTTCTCGATGTTCCTCTCAGAGGTTTGATCGATCCTCTTTCTTCCCTCGCATTTCTCTATCCAATACCCTGCTAAACCATGTCGATGCATGCCGCAGCGTGTTCTTCATCGATTGGCAGCGCCTCAGTGGACAGTGGCCTGCTCGTCTCCAATGGAACTTACATTCTCACCGCGAACAACTGTGTCCTCTGCAGCTGCAGCTCCTCTTCGTGGGAGTGAGTTCATGCATCAATTCATTGATcgtcttacaaaaaaaaaaaaaaaaaacaaaactttgTGCCGTCCGTAACTGTTTCTTTGATTTGCATTAGGCTGGACTGCCACCCTACCAGAGGGATCAGTTCATCAGTTTGCCCAGTAGCAACCTGCGGAAATCTCTCCCTCGGCAATTCATCATCCAGCACAGCCTGTGAGAGCACAACATGCAACTATGCTGGCTACACCAACAGTACCAACTTCGACATACTCACTAGTCTAACAACTCAATCATTGTGCGATAGTAAGTTTCCAACTTGAGTATTAGTTCGTATTCTTCAGGATGGAGCGTAATTGTTCGCCATTAATCAATCAGGTGCAGGAACACCACTGCCACAGCCCAGTGATGGGTTTTCTCTGCGAGTAGAAGCTCGATCGTCGTCGAGTTTCTTGCGACTCTCTGTGGCTCTTGCAATGGTTTTGTTGGGTTGGAGTTCATGAAATAAAAGAGAAGATCCAGGATGTTGTGGTATCTCACTGAAGTTGGCTGACAAATTTAATGTAGTTCCTTTATGGTTGTTTATctgttttttttgttgttttcttttcttttcaactTAAAAAAGTAGAATGATCTTTTGTTTGTTGTATATGCTTGTTTGTTTTAGCCCACTAGGTTGAGCCAAGTATGATATGATGGTGAGTTGAACTAGGTTGGACTATCAAATTGGATTGGGTGACTCATTTGATTCAATAATGGTTGATGCAAATTAACTCTGTATGATCAATGCATTTTATTGTTCAAGAGTTAATTGATAAAATACTTCTTTGATGTGCAAGTAATTTACGAAAATGCTTTTTGTAAATGACACATGTTGTTTGATGAGACATGTGTCTAAATATAAATTCAGCTCGGCGGGCTCACCCTATGCTGTCAAGTCGACTTCTCGGCCTTAGACAAGGTCACACTTCCATGGGCATGGTCATGTCATAGGTCTTAGGATTGCTTCTCCATTAACAAGTTTGAGACGACTAAACTTCTTAGACATTTTGATCTCAGTCaaggtttaaattaaaattttagagaattaattttttctttaagaGGGATACCCTGTCTACACGTCATGATGCTCCACTTTATATAATATATTCTAGTCTACAATGAAAATTTCTTTGGGGTAAGAACCGCCCTCTTCTTTCTATAACAACAACTCAAACAGTACTTTTTGATTTGAATAGGCACAAGCgaaggctcgcttataactcggtcggacGATACAAGAGTTTGGGATCGACCATTAATATTAGAGAGATTGCAGACGCAAGGATGACTCTCTTTACCGTAATTTAGGGCATCCATAAGGGGAGAGTGCATGGTATTTCCTAAAGGCATTCACAACTAATACTTGGCTCGAGCGCAtgtgagagggagagagagactTGTTGTAGATATTGAACTTTCATAGTTTTGAATTTCATATGCTCTGAGTCAAGCAACCCTTCTGCAGAACACATGGCAGATCTGATCTAAGAAAGAACTCACTGATCGACAAGGAAAGGGAGAGAAGGTAAAGAATGCGATCATATATAGATAGGTCAACCGATGATGGAGTTGGGAAGCAAATAATGATCTTCAATAGAGGAGAGAATCTGAATAGATGCTTTGAGAATCCAAATGGATAATTGACTTATATTATAATAGTTGTTGTCGTTCTCACTCAGACCTCGCTTTCCTAGCTTGCTCTAGAAGGAAGGTTTGAGTGCTCGCATGAGGGATACCCCGAAGGAAGGTTTGAGTGCTCGCATGAGGGATACCCCGTCTACATGTCACGATGCTCAACTTTATATAATATACTCTAGTCTACAATGGAAATTTCTTTGGGGTGAGAACCACCCTCTTCTTTCTATAACAACAACCCAAACAGTACTTTTTGATTTGAATACTTAAGGGTCGGTTTGTCCCTTTGATCTAAAGCCAAGTATAAAGAGGTCAGAGTGAGAGCAACCACAACTGTGCAaacttttatttttacttttatttttattttttttaaagccaGATAacgttttttttagtttttaaatttttttaaaacgtaacactttttaaaatctttatttttacaCAACGATTCTTTTAAATAACaaattttgtaaatataaaattttaaattaaaaattaaataacggCTAGTTATTTAACGGTTACTTTTTAACGGCTAGTTTGAAATTTCAATTATACTCTCTAAATTCTCTTCCCATCTATTTTTTTCAAGTTCCTACCATCTTATTTTCTATCCgaaatggatgaaaataataggacattttttacaaatttcttgaATTCTACAAACAACTCGCAAGAATATTCATCTTCCCAAACTCCACAAATTCCACCAAATTATCTATACCCACATCCATTTCCCAATATGTCATTtccaataataaaattaatatttaaaaaattaatattatttttgaaaaataataaaattatatttttaaacgtaaaattattattaaaaaaaataataataatttaaatattttaaaacatatttacaacatatttatttaatatggaaCAATGTTAAAATGAGTGAGTGGACGGTGGGACCCATGAATAATGAGTATTAACGTTAAAAGGGATGTGGGTGTTATAACACTAGAGCATTGTGGATGCTCTGACCAAGGGATGAACGATAGTGACGTGGAATTAGGGGGCATTGAAGGAAAGGACTCCAAAACTAGGCAAACTCGAAATctcattttttttcaaactttacTTTCATTTTCATATACTTAACAGACTAGACTTAACACAAAACTTGaaacttcattttttttcttttttgacaaGGATCAATCTTATTCTTATTTTGATCTATATGCCCTAACTTTAAAACGAGCTATTACATGCCCTAATTTTAAAGTGCTCAACCAGCCGACTATAAGGGCCGAGTGATAATGACAAGATCGATTTTTAGGATCGAGTGAGAAAATACTCGATGAGATCGACTATTAATTAGGGGTAGatctttcttaattttgaatATCATTCACAACTTGCTGATATGTAAGATCTTTCGTATTGTAGTTTTGAATAGCTATAGTCATTCACGACTATTACTAATAGGTAAATCTTTCGTAGTTTTGAATAATGAATGATCATCGGATAACCATAAATGGAAGGGCTGAATGATAATATAAGGATAGGCTTGATTTCAAGTTAGGGAGACTGTATCTGGAATAGCTCGACAATAAGGTCGGCCATATGGGTAGATCTTTCATAGTTTTGATTGTCTAGTCTAACATGGCCTCGTCAGATAGTCGTAAATTGCTCCAAACATAATTTATACTCCTTACATTCATGACTATGGATCGATTTTAAGTTAGGGCTGAGGAAGGCTCATTTTAAAGTTAGGGCCATTCACTCTACTCTAATAACATTCACTACGGTTGAGGCTCCAGTGAGTCAATTGGTTGAATCTTTATTCAAAATTATGAAAGATCTATggggaaaaatgacaaatcatgACTCATTTCTTTATTACTAAGGAGGAAAAGAGGATAGAGATTCTCTATAATGACATTATAGACCAATTGAAAGGGATGTGATGCAGCTTGGTAACGCCTTTGAGGGTCAAAAAGGGCACAAGTTCAAATCATGTCATCCCTACCTATTCTTCTCCTCTGGGTAGTAATGAGGCGAGGGATCCATTGAGATCGATTCAAATTGGATATACATATTTTCATTTTATGAGACTATATACATGTAAGATATGTATTGGGGAAAGAATCCTTTTTCTTTACAATCGTATCTACTGTGAGTTGAAAGCGTTCTTAGTTCAGTTTAGTAGAATGTGGATCTCCAAAACCCTCTGTCATAGGTTCAAATCCTACAGAGCGTGATTTCGTTTTTGTACGGTCTAATTACAATGAAATAACTTCACTAACTTGAAGAGCATGACCTCTTGCAGATTAAAGAAAGGAGAAAGTCAATAAATAAAAAAGAGATATTAATTAATGAAAGGTCCAACTCGATTCTAAGACTAGAGATTCCTATGTTCTTTTCCTTTTAGTTGATAGAGTCTCATCCTTGTTGTAGCTAGGTTAAGAAAAAAACCTTTGGATCTGCTTCACGAAACTTGATTATTCCAATTCTTTTAttgtttattcactttctttcatcAAAACTTGTCTATtctattattatacttattagtGTACGACCAACCAATTCCAACAAATGAAAGGATTCAAACCTTTTCTACAACCATGAAAAGGGGCTTTCTAGATTTCACATCTAATTGAATTGTAAGAATATGATAATATCTTTCATGAACTATTATGACCCAACTGGTCGGACTCACACTTTACAGATCTTCAGTTTCTAGTCTGAAGCTAGTAATGTAAAGAAAGTCTATACTATAGTAATTTTAGGAATTTGATATTGAATGGCACATGGTTCTACATTgataagcaagaagaaaggaagaaagaaataTTGTTGTCTCACTTCTATACTGATTGAAACTGTGTTGTTGTGTCAGAAGAAGGATAGTTATACCGATTTGGTATAATCTAAGGACACCCTTAGTACAATACACTATTGAAGATCTCACAAAGATGAAATCTTAGTGAATTTTCATTTATTGATCCCATCTTTTACAGAATCGATCCCCCCTTTGACTGTACATAAATATGTGGAGCTCAGCATATCTAGAAGCACTGGTAAACGTTCTCTTGTTGACATTATTCGAGATTGGGTCATTAAAAAAAACCTATACCATCCCTAGTTGGAAAGTCTCATTGAGTTCCTAGCTTGGCCTGCACTACGATTGTTAGAACTCCTTCCAATCAGTTCAAAGTCGTATATCAAGGTTGTTGTGCTTTCTCTTTGTCTAGAAGACTAAGTAGTTGACGAGGTATCATTTCTTGACTACTAAAAGGCGACAAGACTTGTTGCCAAACTCGCATAGCAAAGAAAGGACTTGTCTCATTTAATTTGAGGGCAAAAACCCAGCCTGGTAAAGAGGGTAGGTGGGTGGGGAAGGAAGCGCGATATCCGGTCATTGAGAACAAGATATTGAAAGCTTCAAACTAGTAGTCCTATAAGGTATCAAAATAGAGCTTCCATAGCCTAGCCTAAGCATAGAAGGTTTCTCCCAAAGAGTCtttcttgtaggatcgaaaagagcGTTAGAGGGGGGAGGAGTGAATAGCGAtcattgaaaatttgattttaaaaacagAGACACAGTGGAAAAATAAAGAGCAATGCTAACATgaccaagtttttacttggttcagagtctctTACTCCAACGcccgcactcattgagtgctttcattgggcaatccactaatagttcaaaattggttacaaattgcaagtacaagaactatataaaagaattaccgataatagaaaaactaattaaaGCTGAAGTCCGATCGTCGATGGATCGTAACAGCGTTGTGGGAGCCATTTCAGAGCACCGAGAAGCAGAGAAGATTGTTGTAGTTGTTGTTGTGAAGCTTTGGGtcaaaggcctttaaataggttcATTCCGAGCATCTGGAActcctccgggcacctggaccacgtGACATGCCCAATCGGCGCGCTCCACGTTAGCTTGTGGATGAAGCTTCatgtccgagcgcttggaccGACTCCTGGCGCCTGAACCGACTTCTGGCGCTTGGACCGACTCCTGGCGTCTGGACAGACTCTGGGCACCTGGACCGACTTCGGGCGCTGAGACCGCCTGGACGCCTATGGCCCACCCGGGTaaactgggtccgggcgcccggaccagcttcGGGAGTCCGAACTCCTTTTCTTCAGCAGTTTTCTCTCCTGCAGAAAAGGTTAATCCTGGGCaacctaaaaatagatttttccttacaaaatagagttagcacataataaaacatgggtagtaattagattctgtttcCCTGAGACCAGGATTTAGTCAAGATCTCAGCTTAGATTTTCCAAATGAACCTAAGCTGAACCGACGCCTACAATTCCCTCAACGAGGAACACgttctcactggatctctcctctagttgtctacctttacttaccacttgcagtcactcgacttgcctcttgacccactaggtcttcccgctagttgttaggtctgcagacccaactggacttcggccagttgttaggtcccgtggacccaaccaaacttcccgccagatatcgaaTCCCgtggacctatctagacttcacaccagctatcggGCCCCACAGACCTAACTGGATTTTTCACCAGTTATCGAGCCCcatggacctagctggatttcagtctggtgtcagatccttcagaccagtcaactctacacacttggtagaaacGTTAGACAAccaatacatctaactttaacctttttgtcatacatcaaaaccagacTGTTAGTAcaacctacaccaacaatctctctgtTTTTGATGTAGTGGCAACccaggttaaagttagaaaaaaaaatacaataagcaTAAAGTGTTTTAAAAGTGAGTTCAAATTTTCTATCTTAACCCACTATCCTccctctttgacatacattaaaaaaaaatgaaagacatAATGCATAAAAGGAAGTAAGAAAATATTACAAGCTGAGAGCGTCAAGCAAGTTTTAAAGAATTATGGCCATGTTAAATAAAAGCTTAGGTTCATTTGAGGGAGaagtaaatattttaagaaatttacaagttttcaaatatttcaaaagtaATAACTTTTCAAGATTTCAAAGATAAATCTGggtttcaaaatgattttcaaagtttTCTAAATAAGACTTTCAAGAGAAatgtctaagtaatatttttaaaggaAGTTTAAAGCAAAACTTCTAAGGAATTATGTTTAAAAGCTTTGTTGAAGTAAAGTTTTGTAAAAACttctttaagtttgaaaaaatgtCAAACTTAATTTctcgaaataattttaaataaaatttatcaagTAAGAATTTTAAAAGTGATTTCTAATATTTTAATACTTTTGTAGGAAATTATTTACAAAGTAATTACAAAAAAACTttctaataaaaatttttaagGTAAAAGATAGTCAAAACATTCTTCAAAGTAATTTTCCTAAAAGAGTAATTTTTATATAGAATAACTTcgcaaaatattctaaaaatatttttcaaagagattttcaaaatatttgaaaggAACCTTTCAAAAAAGTTtctaaggaaaataaaaaaaataaattttgaaatatggttttgaaaatagatttttttttcaaatgatgtattttcaaaacatttttcaaggtgatttttcaaaaaaaaagctTTGAGTAATATATTTCCAAAATATCTTagtaatctttttcaaaactttctaagtaactatttcaaaattttcaaaataagttttaagaaaacttttctcaGAAagattgttaaaataattttacaaaaattattttttaataaaaggttgagattattttttaaaaaaacttttaaaaaataatgtttttaaaaagtattaaaaatatGTTTGAATGCATAATTTAATAAAAGGTTTTCAACGGATAAGTTAAAGCAGTTTTTAGAAATACTCTCTAAGTCAttcatttttaaagtaattttgtgatttttaaagtttaatctcttcaaattttcaaacatataattttgaaactttgcaataaatttgaaaaacattttcaaagagtttaagcaaatttgttttgaaattaattattttcaagatattttcaaaatagttGAACTCTTTCTCCCCCTTAAgctaacactcccccttaatttgtaCTAGGGTTTAGACATGTTAAATTGTGCAATACATTTTCAAGTCCCTTGCTCCTCCTTAATGTAACATCATTTGGTTATCTTTGTTAGCCATAGGAAGTTCTACTTTAGTGTCTAGGGAATTTACTATTCGTAACATAGATATTCATCAAATAGATTGTTTACACCTTATTATGATTgttcatttaagtttgattaatcattAATCAAACATAACCTTAGATTTAGgtgtattaagttaaaattaaattttaggttaaatgaaataatttgttataaattcaatgatagttaatcattatcaatgatttattgattaacttttacttgactcaattcaataatttactacttatttgattaaaacaacttaTATTTCATATTAACTGATTGAGTTAATAAATAAaagtattagttttaattttaagttttgattatgttaaacataaataaatttatttattaaagttaagttaggattaacTAAGTTGTAAGTTGAAATCTGTTAAAGTTAGTAAATAAGTTAAGATTCAATTTGAGTCAatctttaattaatataaattatgatttaattaaagtaaagttaatttttttattaacattgaaattaaatttgattaagttaaaaaAAGGTTAAGCATTAATTGACTTGTAAATTCAAGTTTGATCTAAAGTGCATTAGAGTAAAGTTAATGTTTTAATTTGATTAGATTATGGTACTAATCAGGTTAAGTTAAATCTTAAATAATTCTAAACTaaacaattaaattttaattatttacttattaattactcaattgagtttaaagtttaagttaattaaattttga contains:
- the LOC121997233 gene encoding chitin elicitor-binding protein-like, with amino-acid sequence MAARLLPFLLLLFLLHQPAFAANFTCRAPGGAARCQSLVGYTARNDTNLAKIMTLFQIRSFRSLLAANGLPLFTPPSRPVPAGSTLRIRLSCSCSAGRGASAHRPLYRIAPGDGLDSIARNVFNGLISYQEITAANNISDPNLIQIGQEIYIPLPCSCDKVEGEPVVHYAHVVTSGSTVSAIAAEFGAKEETLLNLNGISDPESLEVGQVLDVPLRACSSSIGSASVDSGLLVSNGTYILTANNCVLCSCSSSSWELDCHPTRGISSSVCPVATCGNLSLGNSSSSTACESTTCNYAGYTNSTNFDILTSLTTQSLCDSAGTPLPQPSDGFSLRVEARSSSSFLRLSVALAMVLLGWSS